Proteins from a genomic interval of Paenibacillus lentus:
- a CDS encoding pectinesterase family protein, with the protein MIVGKESFCHFRSIQGAVDFLERYTADAIQTLYILSGVYEENVLIYRSHLRIIGLGYVEISGRRYAQELDERGERIETFGTPTLFLGGSDLIVENIVVSNTAGQGPEIGQAVAVYAHCDLAVFRNCSFKAHQDTLFTGPLPPAPRERAEFGGILLRERHVHYRQLYENCYIEGTVDFIFGGATAYFDACELRSLRHYDNQAGYITAASTPQEQEHGYVFHRCFLTAAPGVADVYLGRPWREYAKTVYVDCIMGDHIHPLGWDNWNDPANETSVRYGEYGVCHAKALRLQRVPWVDIFETLPESLQKERVFAGTDFWKRKEGQSL; encoded by the coding sequence ATAATAGTAGGAAAAGAGTCGTTCTGCCATTTCCGGAGCATTCAGGGGGCGGTCGATTTTCTGGAGAGGTACACTGCAGATGCGATCCAAACGCTGTATATATTGTCAGGAGTATATGAGGAGAACGTGCTCATTTACCGCTCGCATCTGCGAATCATCGGCCTGGGATACGTCGAAATTTCCGGGAGGCGGTATGCGCAGGAGCTGGACGAGCGCGGTGAGCGCATCGAGACGTTCGGGACGCCGACTTTGTTCCTTGGCGGCAGTGATCTGATCGTCGAGAATATCGTGGTATCGAATACGGCAGGCCAGGGGCCGGAGATCGGTCAGGCGGTCGCGGTATATGCGCACTGCGATTTGGCCGTGTTCCGGAATTGCTCCTTTAAGGCTCACCAGGATACGTTATTTACAGGCCCGCTTCCGCCGGCGCCGAGAGAACGGGCGGAGTTCGGCGGAATTCTACTCCGAGAGCGCCATGTCCACTATCGTCAATTGTACGAAAACTGCTATATCGAAGGAACCGTTGATTTTATCTTTGGCGGAGCGACGGCCTATTTTGACGCTTGCGAACTGAGAAGTCTGCGTCATTATGATAATCAAGCGGGGTATATCACGGCGGCTTCTACACCGCAAGAGCAGGAGCACGGTTATGTATTTCATCGCTGCTTCCTGACCGCCGCTCCCGGAGTTGCAGATGTGTATCTAGGGAGACCTTGGCGCGAATATGCCAAGACCGTATACGTGGATTGCATCATGGGCGATCACATTCATCCGCTTGGCTGGGACAATTGGAACGATCCTGCCAATGAAACGAGTGTGCGCTATGGAGAATATGGCGTTTGTCATGCAAAGGCATTGCGTTTGCAGCGGGTTCCGTGGGTAGACATTTTTGAGACGCTCCCGGAGTCGCTCCAGAAGGAGCGGGTATTTGCCGGTACGGATTTTTGGAAGCGAAAAGAGGGGCAGAGCCTATGA
- a CDS encoding dienelactone hydrolase family protein — protein sequence MTRERLKGLLGDLPVNKPITAEVLTREEHDGYRLETLVLDLNGIEQVPAYVAKPLHGEGPFPLVVVNHSHGGDYERGRKEFIKSSHYLQEPSFAKVLTGMGYAACCIDMWGFNERGGKKESELVKEMLWRGRVMWGMMIYDNMRMVDYMCQREDIDGSRIATMGMSMGAMMSWWMAALDERIKVAIDICGQVDAETLIAKRGLDHHGFYSYVPGLLKHFKTLDIQKLIVPRARMSMVGRNDRMTPIDGVENLADGLYEAYQAAGHTERWQPVISSAGHMETMEMRVAWQKFLREHL from the coding sequence GTGACACGTGAGCGATTAAAAGGATTGTTAGGAGACCTGCCTGTCAATAAGCCGATTACAGCTGAAGTATTGACCCGGGAGGAGCACGATGGTTATCGGTTAGAAACGTTGGTGCTTGACTTAAATGGAATCGAACAAGTACCCGCTTATGTGGCCAAACCTTTACACGGAGAAGGGCCGTTTCCGCTCGTCGTTGTGAATCACTCCCATGGCGGGGATTATGAGCGTGGACGCAAGGAGTTTATTAAGAGTAGCCATTATCTTCAGGAGCCTTCCTTTGCCAAGGTTCTCACGGGGATGGGCTATGCAGCCTGCTGTATCGATATGTGGGGATTCAACGAGCGCGGCGGGAAGAAGGAGAGTGAGCTAGTCAAGGAAATGCTCTGGCGGGGCCGTGTAATGTGGGGCATGATGATTTACGATAATATGCGCATGGTAGATTACATGTGCCAACGTGAGGATATCGATGGCTCCCGCATAGCAACAATGGGGATGTCGATGGGAGCGATGATGTCTTGGTGGATGGCGGCTCTAGATGAGCGAATCAAGGTTGCGATCGATATTTGCGGACAAGTGGATGCCGAGACGCTGATTGCTAAGCGTGGGCTCGATCACCATGGATTTTATTCATATGTCCCGGGCTTGCTGAAACATTTCAAGACTTTGGATATTCAGAAGCTAATCGTCCCTCGAGCCCGCATGAGCATGGTCGGACGAAACGACCGGATGACCCCGATCGATGGCGTTGAGAATTTAGCCGACGGATTGTATGAAGCCTACCAGGCGGCGGGTCATACCGAGCGGTGGCAGCCCGTCATCTCCAGCGCCGGCCATATGGAAACTATGGAGATGCGGGTAGCCTGGCAGAAATTTTTGAGGGAGCATTTGTAG
- a CDS encoding glycoside hydrolase family 28 protein, whose product MQVYNIVDYGAQRGGIVPATEAIAKAIAAASEAGGGTVYIPAGIFLTGAIFLKSNIELRLNPGAVLSFSTSPDDFPAVESRWEGVRRQVHAPCINGIDLHNVSITGSGTIDGNGQPWWDKHRNRPEELEFPRPTTIGFYNCRRVTIKDVNIRNSPSWTVNPICCYDVTVDNVSIYNPADSPNTDGINPESCTNVRISNCNIDVGDDCIAIKAGTEDTAERVPCENITITNCTMVHGHGAVVLGSEMSGNIRNVTISNCTFKQTDRGIRLKSRRGRGGIVEDIRISNIVMEDVICPIKLNLYYFCGPRGKEKYVWDKYPYPITEETPCFRRIHFANITARNVHAAAGFLYGLAEQYISEITFNDIDISMAENAIPGYPAMMAGIDKMQRRGFYLGNVRDIRFNRVTIENHEGTAFYVENGENVEITQCESRNTKKPEKLVEQVTVAPSNDNIKQ is encoded by the coding sequence ATGCAAGTATATAACATTGTGGACTACGGAGCCCAGCGGGGCGGCATAGTGCCTGCGACTGAGGCGATAGCCAAAGCTATCGCTGCTGCAAGCGAGGCTGGCGGGGGTACTGTCTATATACCGGCGGGCATATTTTTAACCGGTGCTATTTTTTTGAAAAGCAATATTGAATTGCGCCTAAACCCCGGAGCTGTTCTATCATTTAGCACAAGTCCAGACGACTTTCCAGCCGTGGAATCGAGATGGGAGGGGGTTAGGCGACAGGTTCACGCCCCTTGCATTAACGGCATTGATTTGCATAATGTATCGATTACCGGGAGTGGAACTATCGATGGGAATGGACAGCCGTGGTGGGATAAGCATCGAAATAGACCTGAGGAGTTAGAATTTCCGAGGCCGACGACGATCGGCTTTTATAACTGCCGGCGGGTGACGATTAAGGATGTGAATATCAGGAATTCTCCGAGTTGGACGGTAAATCCGATTTGCTGCTACGATGTCACCGTAGACAATGTTTCCATCTATAACCCGGCGGATTCCCCGAATACGGACGGCATTAACCCGGAGTCGTGCACGAACGTGCGCATCAGCAATTGCAATATCGACGTTGGCGACGATTGCATCGCGATTAAAGCCGGAACGGAAGATACGGCGGAGCGTGTGCCTTGCGAGAATATTACGATTACGAACTGTACGATGGTTCACGGTCATGGCGCTGTTGTTCTTGGAAGCGAGATGAGCGGAAATATCCGCAACGTTACGATCAGCAACTGCACGTTCAAACAGACGGATCGGGGCATTCGCCTGAAATCCAGACGAGGACGCGGCGGTATCGTCGAAGACATTCGCATCAGCAACATTGTAATGGAGGACGTGATCTGTCCAATTAAACTGAATCTGTACTATTTTTGCGGTCCTCGCGGCAAGGAGAAATATGTATGGGATAAGTATCCTTACCCGATTACCGAGGAAACTCCGTGCTTCAGACGCATTCATTTTGCGAATATTACGGCACGGAATGTGCATGCTGCAGCTGGCTTCTTGTATGGACTCGCTGAGCAGTATATCTCTGAAATCACGTTTAATGACATCGATATTTCCATGGCGGAGAATGCAATTCCAGGTTATCCAGCGATGATGGCCGGCATTGATAAAATGCAGCGCCGCGGCTTTTATCTAGGGAACGTGCGGGATATTCGCTTTAACCGGGTTACGATCGAGAACCATGAAGGCACGGCCTTCTATGTCGAGAACGGCGAAAATGTGGAAATTACGCAGTGTGAATCTAGAAACACCAAAAAGCCGGAAAAATTAGTAGAACAAGTTACGGTGGCACCTTCAAACGATAATATCAAACAATGA
- a CDS encoding glycoside hydrolase family 88/105 protein, with the protein MTIMVWSRSTADSIMERTPKLYEDKGYGGKWSYDYGVVLKGFELLWKQTGERKYFQFIKDNMDRFIQEDGSIHGYHLVEYNIDHINNGKLLFALYSETKQEKYKIAAALLRKQLQTHPRTAEGAFWHKQIYPYQIWLDGLYMGAPFYLQYLLTFEEEHGIDDVTKQFLISEKHTKDVGTGLLYHAWDEKRVQPWCDPRTGLSPNFWGRSLGWYVMALVDVLEILPEEHADYGELGRIFRDLISAIKNYQDAATGVWYQVIDQGNRKGNYLEASASSMFVYAMAKGIRLGVLDDGWIGTVDHAFAGVIAEFVLETKEGWINLNKNCQVAGLGGADRRDGTYAYYISEPIITNDQKGLGAFLNACAEYELLRR; encoded by the coding sequence ATGACGATAATGGTATGGTCGAGGAGTACCGCAGATTCCATTATGGAGCGTACGCCAAAGCTCTATGAGGACAAAGGCTATGGTGGCAAATGGTCTTACGATTACGGTGTAGTGTTAAAAGGATTTGAACTGTTATGGAAGCAGACAGGGGAGCGTAAATATTTTCAGTTCATCAAAGATAATATGGATCGCTTTATTCAGGAAGACGGCAGTATCCATGGATATCACCTCGTTGAGTACAATATCGACCATATCAACAATGGGAAGCTGTTGTTTGCCCTATACAGCGAGACGAAGCAAGAAAAGTATAAGATAGCAGCGGCTTTGTTAAGAAAGCAATTACAGACTCATCCGCGAACTGCGGAAGGCGCCTTTTGGCATAAACAGATTTATCCCTATCAAATTTGGCTGGACGGTCTTTACATGGGAGCTCCTTTTTACTTGCAGTATTTGCTGACGTTTGAGGAAGAGCACGGCATTGATGATGTGACGAAGCAGTTTCTGATCAGCGAGAAGCATACGAAGGACGTGGGGACAGGTCTGCTCTATCATGCGTGGGACGAGAAGCGCGTTCAACCATGGTGCGATCCTCGTACGGGCTTATCTCCTAACTTTTGGGGGCGCTCTCTTGGCTGGTATGTTATGGCTCTGGTGGATGTTCTGGAAATCCTGCCGGAAGAGCATGCCGATTATGGGGAACTGGGTCGTATTTTCAGAGATCTCATAAGTGCAATTAAGAATTATCAAGATGCAGCTACAGGGGTGTGGTATCAGGTTATCGATCAAGGGAATCGGAAGGGCAATTACTTGGAAGCCTCTGCTTCGAGCATGTTTGTCTATGCCATGGCCAAAGGAATTCGGTTAGGTGTTCTGGATGACGGCTGGATTGGAACGGTAGATCATGCTTTCGCCGGCGTTATTGCAGAGTTCGTGCTTGAGACGAAAGAAGGATGGATCAATTTGAATAAAAATTGTCAGGTAGCTGGATTGGGTGGAGCTGACCGGCGTGATGGCACATATGCATACTATATTAGCGAGCCAATAATTACAAACGATCAAAAGGGATTAGGCGCGTTCCTGAACGCGTGCGCTGAATACGAACTATTAAGACGATAG
- a CDS encoding glycoside hydrolase family 88/105 protein — protein MTVNVSATPLDWAKKACDSLMETYKAGELPPAHRWHYHQGVFLCGMELLWATVKDDRYVNYIQEYVDDLVDEHGNLYFQRDELDAMQAGLLLFNLHERTGQEKYRIAAEKLRSLLLTINKTTEGGFWHKDKYPYQMWLDGLYMAGVFSLKYANVYGETGLRETVLHQERLMRKYMKDEATGLLYHAWDESRRMPWANPETGCSPEFWSRSLGWYGLALAQFMDLLPADHPGRAELAPVLGDFVEALIRYQDEESGLWYQVVDKGHLPDNWLETSGSCLFVYTIAKAVKLEVCSENAQAAAKKGYRGLIQVLQQDEQGRLILPDICIGTSAGDYENYVSRPKVNNDLHGVGALVMACVEMESLIND, from the coding sequence ATGACTGTAAATGTATCGGCTACGCCGCTCGATTGGGCGAAAAAAGCATGCGATTCCTTAATGGAAACTTATAAGGCGGGGGAGCTACCCCCAGCTCATCGCTGGCACTATCACCAAGGTGTATTTCTTTGCGGCATGGAGCTATTGTGGGCAACAGTCAAGGATGATCGTTACGTTAATTATATTCAAGAATATGTAGACGATCTCGTCGATGAGCACGGTAATTTGTACTTTCAACGGGATGAACTGGACGCTATGCAGGCCGGGCTCCTGCTGTTCAATCTTCACGAAAGAACGGGACAGGAAAAATACCGGATTGCGGCTGAGAAATTGAGGAGTCTGCTTCTAACGATCAACAAAACTACGGAAGGCGGCTTTTGGCATAAGGATAAATATCCGTATCAAATGTGGCTGGACGGACTTTACATGGCCGGCGTATTCTCCTTGAAGTATGCCAATGTATACGGAGAAACGGGGCTGCGCGAAACGGTGCTTCATCAGGAAAGGTTAATGCGCAAATACATGAAGGATGAAGCGACGGGCCTCTTATATCATGCCTGGGATGAGAGCCGCCGCATGCCTTGGGCTAATCCAGAGACGGGTTGCTCACCGGAATTCTGGAGCAGGTCGCTCGGCTGGTACGGTCTTGCTTTGGCGCAGTTTATGGATTTATTGCCTGCAGATCATCCGGGACGCGCTGAACTCGCACCTGTTCTGGGTGATTTCGTGGAGGCGCTGATTCGCTATCAAGATGAAGAGAGCGGCTTGTGGTACCAGGTCGTCGATAAGGGGCATCTGCCGGATAATTGGCTGGAAACCTCGGGCTCGTGCTTATTCGTATATACGATAGCCAAAGCTGTGAAATTAGAAGTTTGCAGCGAGAATGCCCAGGCTGCCGCTAAAAAAGGTTATAGAGGTTTAATTCAGGTACTGCAGCAGGACGAACAGGGCAGACTGATTCTGCCTGACATCTGTATTGGCACATCGGCAGGGGATTACGAAAATTACGTTTCCAGGCCGAAAGTAAATAACGACTTGCACGGGGTCGGTGCCTTGGTCATGGCATGTGTTGAGATGGAGTCCTTAATTAACGACTAA
- a CDS encoding carbohydrate ABC transporter permease, with protein MVEDRSFGGRLFAAVNFTLLAIIALITVLPFIHVVAGSFTTSAELAASKFVLIPKVWSFEAYKFIFSTNTIFRAMGVSVGVTLVGTFVSMFLTALMAYGLSRRDLDGRKVVNFMVVFTMLFHGGMIPTFLVVKELGLIDTYASLIIPSAISAFNMIILKNFFQNIPEGLEESAKIDGCNDFGILFKIVLPLSMPAIATISLFYAVTYWNTYMTAILYLDDSAKWPIQVLLRQIVVLASGMDHSSTLDAAVPPPDQTIKMAVIVVATLPILMVYPFLQKHFAKGAMLGSMKG; from the coding sequence ATGGTAGAAGATAGATCTTTCGGCGGCAGACTCTTTGCTGCTGTTAACTTTACATTACTGGCGATCATCGCTTTGATTACTGTACTTCCCTTTATTCACGTTGTAGCAGGTTCATTTACTACCAGTGCGGAATTGGCGGCTAGTAAGTTTGTGTTAATTCCGAAGGTTTGGAGCTTTGAGGCTTATAAATTCATCTTCTCAACGAATACAATATTTAGAGCGATGGGTGTATCGGTTGGAGTTACGTTAGTCGGGACGTTCGTCAGTATGTTCTTGACGGCTTTGATGGCTTATGGATTGTCCCGCCGGGACTTGGATGGGCGCAAAGTTGTGAACTTCATGGTTGTATTTACGATGTTATTCCATGGCGGAATGATTCCAACGTTCCTTGTCGTTAAAGAACTGGGATTGATCGATACGTACGCTTCATTGATTATTCCGTCGGCGATCAGTGCCTTTAACATGATTATCCTCAAGAACTTCTTCCAGAATATCCCTGAGGGGCTGGAGGAATCGGCCAAGATTGATGGCTGTAACGATTTCGGTATTTTGTTCAAAATCGTACTTCCGTTATCGATGCCGGCCATTGCGACCATTTCTTTGTTCTATGCGGTAACTTATTGGAATACCTACATGACGGCGATTCTGTATCTGGATGACAGTGCGAAGTGGCCGATCCAAGTACTGCTTAGACAAATTGTCGTATTGGCCAGCGGCATGGATCATAGCTCTACGCTGGACGCTGCGGTACCGCCGCCAGACCAGACGATTAAAATGGCGGTTATCGTCGTAGCTACTCTGCCGATTTTGATGGTGTATCCATTCCTTCAGAAGCACTTTGCCAAAGGGGCTATGCTTGGTTCGATGAAAGGTTAA
- a CDS encoding ABC transporter permease, with translation MQEVTIPPSPVQPALDASKSKQEVKRRIWRNRWLYVMIAPGLLYFIIFKYLPMYGLIISFQDYKPYHGILGSDWVGMKHFTRLFTEPDFLNILMNTLILFGLNIFIYFPIPIILALMLNELRGNFFKRIFQSLLYIPHFMSWVIVVSISFVMVTMDGGIINDLLVFFGFEKINFLLNPSWFRPMYIIQVIWREAGWGTIIYLASIAAIDPGLYEAARMDGAGRLRQIWHITIPAIRGVIITLFILKIGSVLDLGFEHVYLLLNSMNREVAEIIDTYVYTAGLRQGQFSYSTAIGFFKSIIGLIMVMAVNKIAKKLGEEGVY, from the coding sequence ATGCAGGAAGTGACCATACCGCCGAGTCCAGTTCAACCGGCACTAGATGCTTCGAAGAGCAAACAAGAGGTCAAAAGGCGAATTTGGAGAAATCGATGGCTCTACGTCATGATTGCTCCGGGACTGCTTTATTTCATCATCTTTAAATATTTACCGATGTACGGGTTGATTATATCGTTCCAGGATTACAAACCTTACCATGGCATTCTCGGAAGCGATTGGGTAGGTATGAAGCATTTTACGAGGCTATTCACTGAACCGGATTTCCTCAATATTTTAATGAATACCTTGATTCTATTCGGATTGAATATATTTATTTACTTTCCGATTCCGATCATACTCGCACTCATGTTAAATGAGCTTCGAGGTAATTTCTTTAAAAGGATTTTTCAGTCGCTCCTTTATATCCCCCACTTTATGTCTTGGGTTATCGTCGTCTCCATTTCATTCGTTATGGTTACGATGGACGGAGGAATTATAAATGATTTGCTTGTCTTTTTTGGATTTGAAAAGATCAATTTCTTGCTAAACCCGAGCTGGTTTAGACCGATGTATATCATTCAGGTCATCTGGAGAGAAGCGGGTTGGGGAACGATTATCTACCTGGCTTCCATTGCTGCAATTGATCCAGGTCTTTATGAAGCAGCACGCATGGACGGTGCCGGAAGACTCAGACAAATCTGGCATATTACGATCCCGGCGATTAGAGGCGTTATTATTACCCTATTTATTTTGAAAATTGGTTCCGTTCTCGATTTGGGATTCGAACATGTCTACTTGCTGCTGAATTCCATGAACAGAGAGGTTGCGGAGATTATCGATACGTATGTTTACACCGCTGGCTTAAGGCAGGGTCAATTTAGCTACAGTACTGCAATCGGCTTCTTTAAATCCATCATTGGTCTTATTATGGTCATGGCCGTGAATAAAATTGCCAAGAAGCTGGGAGAAGAAGGCGTCTATTGA
- a CDS encoding extracellular solute-binding protein, whose protein sequence is MKKKSFSIMLAVLLTLSVMLTACSGGNDKAAPATGGDAAKGAESDAPMEIKIMLPLNTSETPPDTIKKELEKLTNTKLTYQFFPADTYEEKLNSSFATSSLPQVTYLKNQTTFIQMKDAIKDGQFWEIGPYLNEFPNLSKLKPEILNNTKVDGKLYSLYIGRPLARQGIIYRKDWADKLNLSAPANVDELFEMAKAFTEQDPDGNNVKDTTGVVDRNELTYGAFKTISSWFGTPNGWGEKDGQLQPEFTFQEYIDTMDFFKKLRDNGYMNQDFAATSKTDAVKMFTSGKAGLYIGGSMQDIDSLNKDLIKNVPDAVLDTHSMVAGPDGKFAQWMIPGYNNVVLFPKGAVKDEAELKKILAFFDKMMTPEVSNLMFWGIEGVHYTVEDGKAKPTDDKELIEREVKGYKDSVIGEAETNGMYEPYNVLPGRIRAEELLLENVKVGVPDPTAPLDSATFTEKGVELQQIITDATYKYMYGQIDKAGFEKEVENWKKRGGDKIIEEYNAAYKK, encoded by the coding sequence ATGAAGAAAAAATCCTTCTCCATCATGTTGGCTGTATTGCTGACACTAAGCGTAATGTTGACGGCCTGCTCAGGCGGCAACGACAAAGCAGCACCAGCTACAGGGGGCGATGCGGCGAAAGGGGCCGAATCGGATGCGCCTATGGAAATTAAAATCATGCTTCCGCTTAACACTTCAGAGACACCGCCAGACACCATTAAAAAAGAGTTAGAAAAATTGACGAACACCAAATTAACGTACCAATTTTTCCCGGCAGATACGTATGAAGAGAAGTTGAATTCTTCCTTTGCAACGAGCTCACTGCCGCAAGTGACTTATTTGAAGAACCAGACAACATTTATTCAAATGAAAGATGCAATTAAAGACGGGCAATTCTGGGAGATTGGGCCTTATCTCAACGAATTTCCGAACCTGAGCAAGCTGAAGCCGGAAATCCTTAATAATACGAAAGTAGACGGCAAGCTCTACTCGCTGTACATCGGTAGACCGCTGGCGCGTCAAGGAATTATTTATCGTAAGGACTGGGCCGATAAATTGAATTTATCTGCTCCAGCAAATGTTGATGAATTGTTCGAAATGGCTAAAGCGTTTACAGAGCAAGATCCCGACGGCAACAATGTAAAGGATACGACAGGGGTCGTGGATCGGAACGAATTGACCTATGGCGCATTCAAAACCATATCCTCGTGGTTCGGAACACCGAACGGCTGGGGAGAGAAGGACGGGCAATTGCAGCCGGAGTTTACGTTCCAGGAGTATATCGATACGATGGATTTCTTTAAGAAGCTTCGTGATAACGGTTATATGAACCAGGACTTCGCGGCAACCAGTAAAACCGATGCCGTCAAAATGTTCACAAGCGGCAAAGCAGGACTGTATATCGGTGGCTCCATGCAGGATATCGATTCTTTGAACAAAGACCTTATCAAAAACGTCCCGGATGCTGTTCTGGATACGCATAGTATGGTTGCCGGACCGGATGGAAAATTTGCGCAATGGATGATTCCTGGATATAACAACGTTGTCCTGTTCCCTAAAGGGGCTGTCAAAGACGAGGCAGAATTGAAGAAAATCCTCGCCTTCTTTGACAAAATGATGACGCCAGAGGTTTCCAACCTTATGTTCTGGGGAATCGAAGGTGTGCATTACACGGTTGAAGACGGTAAAGCGAAGCCAACCGATGATAAAGAATTGATCGAACGAGAAGTAAAAGGCTACAAGGATAGCGTGATCGGCGAAGCCGAAACTAACGGCATGTACGAACCTTATAATGTGCTTCCAGGCCGAATCCGTGCTGAAGAATTGCTCTTGGAGAACGTGAAGGTAGGGGTTCCAGATCCAACGGCACCGCTTGATTCCGCTACGTTTACGGAGAAGGGTGTTGAGCTTCAACAAATTATAACTGATGCGACTTACAAGTATATGTATGGTCAAATTGATAAAGCCGGCTTTGAGAAAGAAGTAGAGAACTGGAAGAAGCGCGGCGGAGATAAAATCATCGAAGAATATAACGCTGCATACAAGAAGTAA
- a CDS encoding extracellular solute-binding protein, translating to MPRLSSKRTALHYVHLLIPIFFVLLIGCGDVQSARTDSSNKSPYVSILAPLHFPQQPSKEVIAELERLTGVELDIRWVPEGVYTDKMNTALTTNSLAKVTFVKFTDYSVVKNAIKSGDFWEIEPYLAEFPNLSQLSPSILRQTAVEGKIYGLYTERPSSRQGIIIRKDWLDNLGLEEPRTLEDLYDVLKQFTYNDPDQNGKQDTIGLVDRNDLVYGVFKTLSSYFGTPNNWELAGDQLIPEFETEEYMNTMNFMKKLYDEKLINQDFALTSKELQRDSFIRGSAGVYIGSMTDVQRLSIETQALHPKAELALINRIHGPKGYKVWSIPNYNGLYLFSKKAIATEEELKEVLAFFDRTMDKDVANLMMYGVEGRHYEIVGGKVILPEETSRLRVDEVNPLYSLMIANMSNTNILEVVQKEELTAAAERLSEDNESFLVVDPTVYLSSDTFDEKNAELSQIITDATYNYILGKITVEGFKNETLKWRQNGGDLIIQEYEEALLRERLRNN from the coding sequence ATGCCTAGATTGTCTTCAAAAAGAACCGCGCTACACTACGTTCATCTGCTCATACCGATTTTCTTTGTTCTATTAATCGGGTGCGGCGATGTACAGTCTGCTCGAACGGATTCCAGCAATAAGAGTCCCTATGTATCCATATTGGCACCGCTTCATTTTCCTCAGCAGCCCTCGAAGGAGGTTATTGCCGAGCTGGAGAGATTGACAGGAGTGGAGCTTGATATACGCTGGGTTCCCGAAGGAGTCTATACAGATAAAATGAATACGGCGCTCACGACGAACTCATTGGCAAAGGTGACCTTCGTGAAATTCACCGATTACAGCGTGGTTAAGAATGCCATTAAATCCGGTGACTTTTGGGAGATAGAGCCTTATCTTGCAGAATTCCCCAACCTAAGCCAGCTGAGTCCTTCCATTCTCCGGCAGACGGCGGTGGAGGGCAAAATTTACGGCTTATATACCGAGCGACCTTCCTCAAGGCAGGGGATTATCATCCGCAAGGATTGGCTGGATAACCTTGGTTTGGAGGAGCCACGTACTTTGGAGGATTTATATGACGTATTGAAGCAATTTACCTATAACGACCCTGATCAGAATGGAAAGCAGGACACGATTGGTCTTGTAGACCGCAATGATCTGGTGTACGGCGTATTTAAGACGCTGAGCTCCTATTTTGGTACCCCGAACAATTGGGAACTGGCAGGAGATCAACTCATTCCCGAGTTCGAGACGGAAGAATACATGAACACGATGAATTTTATGAAGAAATTATATGACGAGAAATTGATCAACCAGGATTTTGCTTTGACGAGCAAGGAACTGCAGCGTGATAGTTTTATTCGCGGATCGGCAGGTGTATATATTGGAAGTATGACGGATGTCCAGCGATTGTCTATTGAAACACAGGCATTGCATCCCAAGGCTGAGCTGGCTCTAATTAATCGGATTCATGGCCCAAAGGGTTATAAGGTATGGTCTATCCCAAATTATAATGGGTTGTATCTCTTCTCCAAAAAAGCCATTGCAACGGAAGAGGAATTAAAAGAAGTGCTCGCCTTCTTTGACCGAACGATGGATAAAGATGTCGCTAACCTGATGATGTATGGCGTTGAGGGAAGACACTATGAAATTGTGGGCGGGAAGGTCATTCTTCCTGAAGAAACCTCCAGGCTGCGCGTCGATGAAGTGAATCCTTTGTATTCTCTTATGATTGCCAATATGAGTAATACCAACATTCTGGAGGTTGTTCAGAAGGAAGAATTGACCGCTGCCGCGGAACGCCTCAGTGAAGACAATGAATCCTTCCTCGTAGTTGATCCGACCGTGTATTTAAGCTCTGATACGTTTGATGAGAAGAATGCCGAGCTGTCGCAGATTATCACGGATGCGACGTACAACTATATTTTAGGAAAAATAACTGTTGAAGGATTTAAGAATGAGACCTTGAAATGGCGGCAAAATGGCGGAGATCTCATCATTCAAGAGTACGAAGAAGCCCTGTTACGTGAGCGATTACGCAATAATTAA